The Dissulfuribacter thermophilus genome contains the following window.
GTAATGCACCATCCAAATAACAGGCCTGTTCAGCCCGTCAATGCCAGACCAATACCAAAATAAGAATGTAATTGAGCGGCCTATTAGGCCGTTTTAAAAAAAAAGAAGGATAACCTGTGAGATTCAAAATACTTTGGTTCATATCCATAATATTTCTTTTTTGCTCCTGGAGCTTTTGGCCACGACTGGTAGGTGCATCCTCTGTATCTGCGCAAGATTCCAAGTTGAAGGCAGTTTTAGAGGAGCTTGAAAATAAGATTAAAAATGTTTATTGCATAAAGGTTTATTTTTATCAGACTATTTATAAAAAAGGTATTAAGGATCCCGTCTCAGCTCAGGGAGAAGCCTGGTTTAAAAGGCCGAATTTCATGCGCTGGGAATACAAAGAACCTGAAAAGCAGTTGATTATTGCAAATGGAAGAACAGTGTTTCTGTGGGAGGTTCGGCCAAATCAGGTTATGGTGTTTAAAAGAGAGAGATTTGTTCCTGGTGAACTTGGTAAGGTGTTTTTTCCCTCAGTTTCAATATTAGAGGCGAATTTTAACATGAAGATTGTGGAAGAGACTAAAGATATGGTAAGAATCAAGTGCACACCAAAAGAAAACATAGGTGCCTTAAAGGAATTTGAATTTACAGTTACAGACCACTCAAGATTTCTAAAAGATATAGAATTTGAAGATGTACTGGGGACAAAGACCAAAATAGAATTTAAGGATGTTGTCATAAATCCGGATCTGGATGAGGGCATGTTTCAATTCCAGGTGCCTAAAGATGCTAAGGTTTATTATCAGGATTAAGAATAACTGTTAGAAAAAGAGGGGATTAAGATGGAACAGAAGAAAGTAATTGAAGAGATAAACAGGCTCAGAAAAGAAAAGAATGCCATTATATTGGCCCACAATTATCAACTGCCAGAGATTCAGGAGATAGCGGATCTTACAGGAGATTCCCTAGAGCTTAGTATGAAGGCAGCTAAAACCGATGCAGATATGATAGTATTTTGCGGAGTCAGCTTTATGGCTGAGACCGCAAAGATCGTTTGTCCTGATAAAAAGGTAATATTGTCGGTAGAGGGCGCAGGATGCCCTATGGCTGATATGATAGATGCAGACGAATTACGACAGGAAAAAGAGAAGTATCCAGGGGTCCCAGTAGTGACCTATGTCAATTCTACTGCTGCAGTAAAGGCAGAGAGTGACATCTGCTGTACGTCTGCCAATGCAGTAAAGGTAGTTCAGTCCCTTGAATCTGATACGGTCTTAATGACCCCTGATAAGAACCTCGCCAAATGGGTGGAAAGGCATACTGACAAGAAAATACTATATTGGCCAGGTTATTGTCCGATCCATGACAGATTGACGACAAAGGCAGTAGAAGAGGCAAGGGCAGCACATCCGGATGCTGTGGTAATGGCACATCCAGAGTGTCCTCCAGAGGTAATTGAGGTAGCTGATGTGGTGAGGAGCACAAGCGGAATGCTGGCATATGCAAAGGAGTCTTCAGCAAAAGAATTTATTGTAGCAACAGAAGTGGGCTTAATCTATCCACTGGAGAAGCAGAATCCAGATAAACGCTTTTATCCAGCATCCCCTGAGATGGTCTGTGAGGAAATGAAAAAGACCCGGCTCGAAGACGTGCTTAGGGCCTTAAAAGAGGAATCTCCCCTAACTCACATCCCTGAAGATATAAGAAAAAAGGCCCTCAAAGCTGTTGAGAGAATGTTAGAGGTCCCAAGAGACTGACATTTTTAACCGGACAGAGCGGGCAGAGGGATGAAAATAGATTTACTGTAAGAGCTCACACAGGAGCCCTCTAGGTTGATGCCACATCAGCAAAATAAAAGGGCTGTCTGGTGAGCTCTTATCCCAGCCTATGCAGCTTGAAAGTTTGCAGAAGATGCAAGGCCGATGGGGCGCAGATGTACTTGCTATTCTTCAAGCCCTTTACAACACATTAGATTCGGTAAAATTGCGAGCCCCTTGTGGCTTCAAGGGTCTAAGACATTTGAAGTTAATTTCTATATTCTATTCAATCAGAATGTGTCCCTTAGCCCTTTGCAGAAGTTCCTGAAGGCTCTTTTCTTCA
Protein-coding sequences here:
- the nadA gene encoding quinolinate synthase NadA yields the protein MEQKKVIEEINRLRKEKNAIILAHNYQLPEIQEIADLTGDSLELSMKAAKTDADMIVFCGVSFMAETAKIVCPDKKVILSVEGAGCPMADMIDADELRQEKEKYPGVPVVTYVNSTAAVKAESDICCTSANAVKVVQSLESDTVLMTPDKNLAKWVERHTDKKILYWPGYCPIHDRLTTKAVEEARAAHPDAVVMAHPECPPEVIEVADVVRSTSGMLAYAKESSAKEFIVATEVGLIYPLEKQNPDKRFYPASPEMVCEEMKKTRLEDVLRALKEESPLTHIPEDIRKKALKAVERMLEVPRD
- a CDS encoding LolA family protein; translated protein: MRFKILWFISIIFLFCSWSFWPRLVGASSVSAQDSKLKAVLEELENKIKNVYCIKVYFYQTIYKKGIKDPVSAQGEAWFKRPNFMRWEYKEPEKQLIIANGRTVFLWEVRPNQVMVFKRERFVPGELGKVFFPSVSILEANFNMKIVEETKDMVRIKCTPKENIGALKEFEFTVTDHSRFLKDIEFEDVLGTKTKIEFKDVVINPDLDEGMFQFQVPKDAKVYYQD